One genomic region from Kamptonema formosum PCC 6407 encodes:
- a CDS encoding potassium channel family protein, whose product MTRTNHSMRSLAGNFARRGFGYVMMTTAIITLVGAAGMYAFEQDAPDLPGFDSYSTALWWTAMLMTTMGSDYFPKTAEGRILCFLLALYAFAVFGYVTATLATFFIGQDADDDEAEIIGAKSIDALRDEITALRTEIQSLRQENSQL is encoded by the coding sequence ATGACTCGCACCAATCACAGTATGCGATCGCTTGCAGGCAACTTTGCGCGGCGTGGTTTTGGCTACGTGATGATGACGACAGCAATCATCACGCTAGTTGGGGCTGCGGGAATGTATGCGTTTGAGCAAGATGCTCCAGATTTGCCCGGATTTGATAGCTACAGCACTGCGCTTTGGTGGACAGCCATGCTGATGACCACAATGGGATCGGACTACTTTCCCAAAACGGCAGAAGGTCGCATCCTCTGTTTTCTGCTGGCGCTGTATGCGTTTGCTGTATTTGGCTATGTAACAGCAACGTTAGCCACATTCTTTATCGGACAAGATGCTGACGATGACGAAGCAGAAATTATCGGAGCAAAATCGATCGATGCCCTGCGAGACGAAATTACAGCCTTGCGAACCGAGATTCAGAGCTTAAGACAGGAGAATTCACAACTTTAG
- the devC gene encoding ABC transporter permease DevC has product MIGLIKHLQELQRRTPLGWLQLSHDKGRMLVATAGIAFADILMFMQFGFQNALYSSNTRLHQVLDADIVLISPQAQNLINLSDFPRRRLYQAMNVPGVESADVFYAKVARWKNPQTREKSSILVIGFNPERPAFDLPELKQNTADIKLPDTVLFDRGSRGEYKQAIAQIEQGKTVTTEIDRRTITISGLFNVGASFAADGSIMTSDQNFLRLFPKQEASSINAGLIYLKAGADPVQVQTALKAYLPNDVKVLTKTEFIEFEKEYWFTNTAIGFVFNIGVAMGFMVGVIIVYQVLSTDVSDHLAEYATFKAMGYRSMYLLSIVFEEALILSILGFLPGVGISVGLYSLTRKATNLPMYMTLIRAFMVLSLTLIMCLISGTIATRKLQAADPADIF; this is encoded by the coding sequence ATGATTGGATTAATTAAACACCTCCAAGAACTTCAACGCCGCACTCCTTTAGGATGGCTACAACTCAGTCACGACAAAGGGAGAATGTTAGTAGCCACTGCCGGAATAGCCTTTGCCGACATCCTGATGTTTATGCAGTTTGGCTTTCAAAATGCCCTTTATAGCAGTAATACCCGCCTGCACCAAGTCCTCGATGCTGACATAGTTTTAATCAGTCCCCAAGCTCAAAACCTGATCAATTTATCAGATTTTCCGAGGCGGCGTTTATATCAAGCCATGAACGTGCCCGGAGTGGAATCAGCAGATGTTTTTTATGCCAAAGTAGCCCGCTGGAAAAACCCTCAAACCCGCGAAAAAAGTTCTATATTAGTAATTGGTTTTAACCCTGAGCGTCCAGCCTTTGACTTGCCAGAATTAAAACAGAATACGGCAGATATTAAACTCCCGGATACAGTTTTATTCGATCGAGGTTCTAGGGGGGAATACAAACAGGCGATCGCTCAAATTGAACAGGGAAAAACCGTCACAACAGAAATCGACCGACGCACAATTACGATTAGTGGCTTATTCAATGTTGGCGCATCTTTTGCGGCTGACGGTAGCATAATGACCAGCGATCAAAACTTTCTGCGGTTATTTCCTAAGCAAGAAGCTAGTAGCATTAATGCAGGTTTAATTTATTTGAAAGCTGGTGCCGATCCCGTGCAGGTACAAACAGCCTTAAAAGCTTACCTACCAAATGATGTTAAAGTATTGACAAAAACAGAGTTTATTGAATTTGAAAAAGAATATTGGTTTACCAATACAGCCATTGGTTTTGTCTTTAATATAGGCGTAGCAATGGGTTTCATGGTAGGTGTGATTATTGTCTATCAAGTGCTTTCTACGGATGTCAGCGATCACTTGGCTGAATATGCGACTTTTAAAGCAATGGGATACCGTAGTATGTATTTACTGAGTATCGTCTTTGAAGAGGCATTAATTCTTTCTATTCTGGGATTTTTGCCGGGAGTTGGAATTTCTGTAGGGCTTTATTCCTTAACCAGAAAAGCCACAAATTTACCCATGTATATGACATTAATCAGAGCTTTCATGGTATTAAGTTTAACGCTGATTATGTGCCTAATTTCCGGTACGATCGCTACTCGGAAATTGCAAGCAGCAGATCCTGCTGATATATTTTAG
- a CDS encoding alpha-amylase family protein yields the protein MHKHWYKNTIVYSLDVETFMDANGDGIGDFQGLTQRLDHLSGLGITCLWLLPFYPSPNRDNGYDVMDYYNVDPRLGTLGDFVEFIHQARECGIHVIIDLVINHTSIEHPWFQKARSDRHSRYRDYYVWSEQPQENLSLIAFPTVEDSLWEYDDQANAYYLHHFFKEQPDLNITNPAVREEICKIIGFWLELGVSGFRIDAAPYVVEEFGLDQISKQDLHLFLEELRSFLTSRRGDAIFLAEANVEPDKISIYFDDGDRMQMLFNFLLNQYLFLALARQQAAPLRQGLQSLPQIPQSCQWLNFVRHHDELTLDRLSDSERQEIFSAFAPQENMQIFGRGIRRRLPPMMQADTRRIQLTYSLMFSLPGTPLLRYGDEIGMGDDLSLEGRTSVRTPMQWSDEPNGGFSSAEPEALTRPMIAEGNYRYQRVNVAAEQRNPTSLVNWMERIIRIRKQCPELGEGTLSFIDVDDPGVLAHCCEWQTKAVLAVHNLTDQDCTVRLKSHPDQHLTDLFGDRQYESLGDANTIFLSAYGYRWFRISSTH from the coding sequence ATGCACAAACATTGGTACAAAAATACAATTGTTTACTCGCTCGATGTCGAAACCTTTATGGATGCTAATGGTGACGGCATTGGTGATTTTCAAGGATTAACGCAGCGTTTAGATCACCTGTCAGGATTAGGAATTACCTGTCTCTGGCTGTTACCGTTTTACCCATCCCCCAATCGAGACAATGGCTACGATGTCATGGATTACTACAACGTCGATCCCCGGTTGGGAACGTTAGGCGATTTTGTTGAATTCATACATCAGGCGCGAGAGTGTGGTATCCACGTTATTATCGATCTGGTCATAAATCACACTTCAATTGAGCATCCCTGGTTTCAGAAAGCCAGAAGCGATCGCCACTCGCGCTACCGTGACTATTACGTTTGGTCTGAGCAGCCGCAGGAAAATCTGAGCCTGATTGCGTTTCCAACGGTAGAAGATAGCCTCTGGGAATATGATGACCAGGCAAACGCCTATTATCTCCATCATTTCTTCAAAGAACAGCCCGATCTTAATATTACTAACCCTGCCGTTCGAGAAGAAATTTGCAAAATTATTGGCTTTTGGCTGGAGCTAGGGGTATCTGGGTTTCGCATTGATGCGGCTCCGTATGTTGTTGAAGAGTTTGGTCTGGATCAAATCAGTAAGCAAGACTTGCATCTCTTTCTGGAAGAACTGCGATCGTTCCTCACCTCACGTCGCGGCGATGCAATTTTTCTAGCAGAAGCAAACGTGGAGCCAGACAAAATTTCTATTTATTTTGATGACGGCGATCGAATGCAAATGCTATTCAATTTTTTGCTGAATCAGTATTTGTTTCTCGCCCTTGCTCGTCAACAAGCAGCACCATTGCGGCAGGGCTTGCAAAGCTTGCCTCAGATTCCGCAATCTTGTCAGTGGTTAAACTTCGTTCGCCATCACGATGAACTGACACTCGATCGCCTTAGCGACTCAGAACGACAAGAAATTTTCAGCGCCTTTGCTCCCCAGGAAAATATGCAGATTTTTGGGCGGGGTATTCGTCGTCGTCTGCCGCCGATGATGCAGGCTGATACCCGCCGAATTCAACTCACCTACAGCCTGATGTTTAGCCTACCCGGTACGCCACTGCTGCGTTATGGCGACGAAATTGGGATGGGTGATGATTTGTCTTTAGAAGGACGCACCAGTGTCCGAACCCCGATGCAGTGGTCGGACGAGCCCAATGGGGGCTTTTCTAGTGCTGAACCAGAAGCGTTAACTCGACCGATGATTGCCGAGGGTAACTATCGCTACCAGCGGGTTAACGTTGCTGCCGAGCAGCGTAACCCCACATCTTTAGTTAACTGGATGGAGCGAATTATTCGCATTCGCAAGCAGTGTCCTGAATTGGGTGAGGGAACTTTGAGCTTCATCGATGTTGACGATCCCGGTGTATTGGCTCATTGCTGTGAGTGGCAAACCAAAGCCGTTCTTGCGGTTCACAATTTGACCGACCAAGATTGTACTGTCCGGCTCAAATCCCACCCAGATCAGCACTTAACTGACCTGTTTGGCGATCGTCAATATGAATCTTTGGGCGATGCCAACACAATTTTTCTTTCTGCTTACGGCTACCGTTGGTTTCGCATCAGTTCAACGCATTAA
- a CDS encoding DUF389 domain-containing protein — translation MRQLLMQVPQGCGKTVLEIAKACDGTNLAKIEATGVQQPLDLVFVHISNGKLEKLLEKLQDIPDLSFTLLPTGIMALHPPADGAATQVTNVEERSPIEIFLSGLQSTGSWKGFISYAAIAGVIVWIGLYTSTSYLLVAAMLLAPFAGPAMNTALATARGDRQLLRRSVVRYFAALGVTIATTALLSWILQQQIPSNLTIDSSQISTVSVLIPLTAGAAGALTLIQSDRSSLVSGAATGMLVAASLAPPAGIVGMAGAIGRWDLVTNGLFLLLLQLGGINFSAALVFRLFGGLSTQGARYQRGQRGVFPISVGISAIVLVGLLIWQFSSPPNLERSSRAQRANAELQQVVQQNDSAQLVESNVRFTRANIQGQNTLLCVVYVQRQPEATQSTEQIRFYKLREQFEAYGCCG, via the coding sequence ATGCGACAGCTTCTTATGCAAGTGCCACAGGGATGTGGAAAAACAGTTTTAGAGATTGCGAAAGCTTGTGACGGTACTAACCTGGCAAAAATTGAAGCGACGGGAGTTCAGCAACCGTTGGACTTGGTATTTGTTCATATTTCCAATGGCAAGCTGGAAAAGCTGCTTGAGAAACTGCAAGATATACCGGATTTAAGCTTCACGCTGCTGCCAACTGGGATTATGGCACTCCATCCACCTGCTGATGGTGCTGCTACTCAGGTGACAAATGTTGAAGAGCGTAGTCCGATCGAAATCTTTCTTTCAGGTCTGCAAAGTACCGGATCTTGGAAAGGATTTATCAGCTATGCAGCGATCGCCGGAGTCATCGTATGGATTGGCTTGTATACCAGTACCAGTTACCTCTTGGTAGCCGCGATGTTGCTAGCTCCGTTTGCCGGCCCCGCGATGAACACAGCTCTGGCAACCGCAAGGGGCGATCGCCAACTGCTTCGGCGCAGCGTTGTCCGGTATTTTGCCGCTTTAGGCGTGACGATCGCTACTACTGCTTTACTCAGTTGGATACTCCAGCAGCAGATTCCATCCAATTTGACGATCGACAGCAGCCAAATTTCCACAGTTTCAGTTTTGATTCCGCTGACAGCGGGAGCAGCGGGAGCGTTGACCTTAATCCAGTCCGATCGCAGCAGTTTGGTATCGGGAGCCGCTACTGGAATGCTGGTTGCGGCATCGCTGGCTCCACCCGCAGGCATTGTCGGCATGGCAGGGGCGATCGGGCGTTGGGATTTAGTCACCAATGGGCTCTTTTTACTACTGCTGCAACTGGGTGGTATCAATTTCTCTGCTGCACTGGTGTTTCGTCTGTTTGGAGGGCTATCCACTCAGGGAGCGCGTTATCAGCGTGGGCAACGGGGCGTATTTCCAATCTCAGTGGGGATAAGTGCGATCGTGCTGGTCGGCTTGCTGATTTGGCAATTTTCTAGCCCGCCCAACTTAGAACGCTCTAGTCGCGCTCAGCGGGCAAATGCTGAATTGCAGCAGGTCGTGCAGCAAAATGATTCCGCTCAACTGGTTGAGTCCAACGTGCGTTTTACCAGAGCTAATATTCAGGGGCAAAATACCTTGCTGTGTGTGGTGTATGTTCAGCGTCAGCCAGAGGCGACTCAATCGACTGAACAAATCCGCTTTTACAAACTACGCGAGCAGTTCGAGGCTTACGGCTGTTGCGGGTGA
- a CDS encoding DUF3611 family protein, whose translation MQRVEKQSLESKLEKIGNVLRVTGWIGLSAQIGFGAIALLMVVFAIAGRNFSQVTALPSGVTPGIGVNLNRGVTPGIGIGIFWAVCGILALLVGIYFAFRQTRFAKRLRHADTMKHPPKSEVMKVLRLSAIVGLVGMLLTILGGGATLGVLFSKAIAQPQGVAIYNPTRVIRSLDIIVAMANMSGIAAHFVGTVASLSVFEWLHR comes from the coding sequence ATGCAAAGGGTTGAAAAACAATCACTAGAGTCGAAACTCGAAAAAATCGGCAATGTTTTGCGCGTAACTGGGTGGATTGGACTTTCTGCTCAAATTGGCTTTGGCGCAATTGCTTTATTGATGGTTGTGTTCGCGATCGCGGGTCGAAATTTCAGTCAGGTGACTGCACTTCCATCGGGCGTAACTCCCGGTATTGGCGTGAATCTCAACCGAGGTGTCACTCCAGGCATTGGAATTGGAATCTTTTGGGCAGTCTGTGGCATTCTGGCGCTGCTGGTGGGGATTTACTTTGCTTTTCGTCAAACACGATTTGCCAAACGTTTGCGCCATGCAGACACCATGAAACATCCGCCAAAATCGGAGGTCATGAAAGTCCTACGTTTAAGCGCGATCGTCGGCCTAGTGGGAATGCTGCTAACGATCTTAGGTGGAGGCGCAACGTTAGGGGTACTGTTCTCCAAAGCGATCGCTCAGCCCCAAGGTGTTGCTATTTACAACCCAACTCGCGTGATTCGTTCGCTCGATATCATCGTGGCAATGGCAAACATGAGCGGCATTGCTGCCCACTTTGTGGGTACTGTTGCTTCTCTGAGCGTGTTTGAATGGCTGCATCGTTAA
- a CDS encoding TetR/AcrR family transcriptional regulator, with protein sequence MKRAKLNELDPATTVDKAEKILLGAMQEFLTHGYASTSMDRVATAAGVSKATVYSHFKDKEGLFSALMQRLAEEKILYIQLESENPEQALRQLALTLIEHKKCDAEFLIFIRLVVGESGRFPELAQMFISNFAKIGIQRLTYYLSSHPELNLPDPEATARIFIGSVVYYLMTQEILHGAEIIPMERDRLINGLMHLILASKNSV encoded by the coding sequence ATGAAACGAGCAAAACTGAACGAACTAGACCCCGCCACCACCGTTGACAAAGCCGAAAAAATCCTGTTGGGAGCGATGCAGGAGTTCCTGACTCACGGGTACGCCTCAACGAGCATGGATCGGGTAGCGACGGCGGCGGGAGTGTCCAAAGCGACGGTTTACAGCCACTTTAAGGATAAAGAAGGGTTATTTAGTGCCTTGATGCAGCGGTTGGCGGAAGAAAAAATTCTGTATATTCAACTAGAGTCAGAGAACCCAGAGCAAGCTCTGCGGCAATTAGCCCTGACTTTGATCGAACACAAGAAATGCGATGCCGAGTTTCTGATATTTATTAGATTAGTCGTGGGCGAATCGGGGCGTTTTCCCGAATTAGCACAAATGTTTATTAGCAACTTCGCCAAAATTGGCATACAGCGACTAACTTATTACTTAAGTTCTCACCCAGAGCTGAATCTACCCGATCCAGAAGCAACGGCGCGAATTTTTATTGGGTCAGTAGTATATTATCTGATGACCCAAGAGATCCTGCACGGTGCAGAGATTATCCCCATGGAGCGCGATCGCTTAATCAATGGTTTAATGCACTTGATTTTAGCATCTAAAAATTCAGTTTAG
- a CDS encoding Nramp family divalent metal transporter, producing the protein MNNQNSHYSANQTEDRSSTPNNQQVPQPPQGWNQLKWLGPSFIWMLSAAGSGELLFTPRIAALYGYELLWALLAAVILKWFINREVGRFTVCTGATILEGFQHLPGPKNWAVWLILLPQFVVAISTVAGMAGAAATALILVTSGTVQLWTVIIILVTAAIVFLGQYNIVEQVSSYVGIGRTLAVVIAAIFVFPSIRDLASGLVPQVPQDVQYQEVLPWLGFMLAGAAGMMWYSYWVDARGYGATALKQEQPLEVKQLNADQQQRLQGWISLMTLSNTLAVVGALLAALAFLILGGELLRPEGLVPQESQVAETLGRLLGDLWGSFGFWFMIAIVFITFCSTTLSVQDGFGRMFADGTQILLQGFGVRGRWTNEQFLRKFYLVTLLAALPVAVYLLFGEPVSLLQTAGGIEAAHIPVVTGLTLYLNHRMLPEKLRPSKFIFAGTVIAGLFFAGFAGIYLLQLTSVIGGANGA; encoded by the coding sequence ATGAACAATCAAAATAGCCACTATTCGGCTAATCAAACAGAAGATCGCTCGTCAACTCCTAACAATCAACAAGTGCCACAACCACCGCAGGGGTGGAATCAGTTGAAGTGGTTGGGTCCTAGTTTTATTTGGATGCTGTCTGCTGCGGGTTCTGGTGAACTGTTATTTACACCCCGAATTGCCGCCCTCTATGGATATGAATTGTTATGGGCATTGTTAGCAGCGGTGATTTTGAAGTGGTTTATCAACCGGGAAGTTGGACGGTTCACAGTCTGCACTGGAGCCACGATTTTGGAGGGCTTTCAACACTTGCCTGGACCGAAAAATTGGGCAGTTTGGTTAATTCTGCTTCCTCAATTTGTAGTCGCCATTTCTACGGTTGCAGGTATGGCAGGTGCAGCAGCAACCGCGTTGATTCTGGTTACAAGCGGAACGGTTCAACTTTGGACGGTAATCATCATCTTGGTGACAGCCGCGATCGTGTTCTTAGGACAGTACAACATTGTTGAACAAGTTTCATCCTATGTCGGCATTGGTCGTACACTTGCTGTCGTCATCGCTGCAATTTTTGTCTTTCCCAGCATTAGGGACTTAGCATCGGGTTTAGTGCCTCAAGTTCCTCAAGATGTCCAGTATCAAGAAGTGTTGCCCTGGTTAGGCTTCATGTTGGCAGGCGCAGCCGGAATGATGTGGTATTCCTACTGGGTGGATGCACGCGGCTACGGTGCGACTGCCTTGAAGCAAGAGCAACCGCTGGAGGTGAAGCAACTCAATGCTGACCAACAGCAGCGATTGCAGGGATGGATTAGTCTCATGACTCTCTCGAATACTTTAGCTGTTGTGGGAGCGCTGCTGGCGGCGCTGGCGTTTCTCATTCTAGGTGGCGAACTGTTGCGCCCAGAAGGACTGGTTCCGCAGGAAAGTCAGGTGGCTGAAACGCTCGGTCGATTGCTGGGCGATCTGTGGGGATCGTTTGGCTTCTGGTTTATGATTGCGATCGTCTTTATTACCTTTTGTAGCACTACGCTCTCAGTGCAGGACGGCTTTGGGCGGATGTTTGCTGATGGCACTCAAATTTTGCTGCAAGGCTTTGGCGTGCGCGGACGCTGGACAAACGAGCAGTTTCTCCGCAAGTTCTACCTGGTTACTTTGTTAGCTGCGTTGCCAGTTGCCGTTTACCTACTCTTTGGCGAACCTGTTAGCTTATTGCAAACCGCAGGCGGAATTGAAGCAGCACATATTCCGGTCGTCACCGGATTAACACTTTATTTGAATCACCGAATGTTGCCTGAAAAATTACGTCCATCCAAATTTATTTTCGCTGGAACAGTAATTGCAGGTTTATTTTTTGCGGGGTTTGCTGGAATTTATTTGCTGCAATTAACAAGCGTTATAGGAGGCGCTAATGGAGCTTGA
- a CDS encoding HAD family hydrolase: MAKPAVAQSTSSISTKSVCNRIAIVFDFDDTLAPDTFDELIESLGLNVDQFRQQQYEPLKAAGWDHVAARFYCLIQESKRRKDIEDKITKDSLMQFGQQLQPFAGVTEMFDRLRQHVHHLNSKINLEFYVITGGFAEVVRNTSISPYFEQIWGCEFHYSEMGEIEFLKRSISHTEKTRYLMQIASGKEEVEADGRSFAYRDVPKSELYVPLSQIIYVGDGVSDVPCFSIVNDEGGIAIGVYKNAQEWNRRIQISESQRVANLALADYREDSELMRSLTLAVESLCKQIALRQLSVGE; encoded by the coding sequence ATGGCTAAGCCTGCTGTCGCTCAATCCACAAGTTCAATTTCAACTAAATCAGTTTGTAATCGAATTGCGATCGTCTTTGACTTTGATGATACGCTTGCCCCTGATACCTTTGACGAATTAATTGAGAGTTTAGGATTGAACGTTGACCAATTTCGTCAGCAGCAGTATGAACCCCTAAAGGCCGCAGGTTGGGATCACGTTGCAGCAAGGTTCTATTGCTTAATTCAAGAATCTAAACGCCGTAAAGACATTGAGGACAAAATTACAAAAGATTCTTTAATGCAATTTGGGCAGCAGCTACAGCCGTTTGCGGGCGTTACTGAAATGTTCGATCGCCTCCGTCAGCACGTTCATCATCTCAATTCAAAAATAAATCTAGAGTTTTATGTCATCACCGGTGGATTTGCTGAAGTCGTTCGCAACACCTCGATCTCGCCCTATTTTGAGCAGATTTGGGGATGCGAATTTCACTATAGCGAAATGGGCGAAATTGAATTTCTCAAACGCAGCATCAGCCACACCGAAAAGACACGCTACTTGATGCAAATTGCTAGCGGTAAAGAGGAAGTAGAGGCAGACGGACGCTCGTTTGCCTACCGCGATGTCCCAAAATCAGAACTGTATGTCCCGCTGTCTCAAATCATCTACGTTGGCGATGGAGTATCAGATGTGCCCTGTTTTTCGATCGTCAATGATGAAGGCGGCATTGCGATTGGTGTTTACAAAAATGCTCAGGAATGGAATCGCCGAATTCAAATTAGTGAAAGTCAGCGGGTTGCGAATCTGGCGCTGGCAGACTATCGCGAGGATTCGGAATTGATGCGATCGCTCACGCTGGCAGTTGAAAGCCTCTGCAAACAAATCGCCCTGCGTCAATTAAGTGTAGGAGAGTAA
- a CDS encoding HlyD family efflux transporter periplasmic adaptor subunit yields MVHRATAESFFSNPSLTRQLLTLAAVTTVVAAGGTAYVLRSHSPQEVAIATVPQITTVTALGRLEPQGEAIALSASSSAEGNRIDKLLVKEGDWVKTGQTIAILDSRDRLLAALEQAQQQVRVSQAKLATVKAGAKSGEIQAQEAAIARLQAERRTDIEAAEAVLNRLEAERRTDIEGQKAAIARIQAEKEGEIAGQEAAIARLKAELENAKTEAQRYEQLNQEGAISTQQRDSKQLTLETAQQKLNEARTNLTRIHSSRQQQLNEAEAKLSQIYQSRASQIDEAKAKLNQSQTAQRAQIIEAEANLDRISEIRPTDIQTAEAEVSAAIATAKQAQANLDLAYIRAPKDAQVLKIYTYPGEKVGNDGIVQLGQTHNMYAVAEVYESDIEGVKIGQKAKITSTSLSGELQGNVEQIGLQVLKQNVINADPSANIDGRIIEVKIRLNETSSQKVAGLTNLQVKVVIEK; encoded by the coding sequence ATGGTACACCGCGCCACCGCCGAAAGTTTCTTCTCAAATCCGTCTCTCACCCGCCAACTCCTAACCCTAGCCGCAGTCACAACTGTAGTTGCTGCTGGTGGAACTGCTTACGTGCTGCGATCGCACTCCCCCCAGGAAGTCGCGATCGCCACCGTCCCCCAAATCACCACCGTCACCGCCTTGGGAAGACTCGAACCCCAAGGGGAAGCGATCGCGCTTTCCGCCTCTAGTTCCGCTGAAGGCAATCGCATCGACAAACTGCTAGTAAAAGAAGGAGATTGGGTAAAAACAGGACAAACGATCGCCATCCTTGATAGTCGCGATCGCCTGTTGGCCGCCTTAGAGCAAGCACAACAACAAGTCCGAGTCAGCCAAGCCAAACTCGCCACAGTCAAAGCGGGGGCAAAAAGCGGAGAAATCCAAGCTCAAGAAGCCGCGATCGCCCGTTTACAAGCCGAACGCCGCACGGATATTGAAGCCGCCGAAGCCGTACTCAACCGCTTAGAAGCCGAACGACGCACGGATATTGAAGGACAAAAAGCTGCGATCGCTCGTATTCAAGCTGAAAAAGAAGGTGAAATCGCAGGTCAAGAAGCCGCGATCGCCCGACTCAAAGCCGAACTCGAAAACGCCAAAACCGAAGCCCAGCGCTACGAACAACTCAACCAAGAAGGAGCCATTTCTACTCAACAACGAGACAGCAAACAGCTAACTCTGGAAACCGCGCAACAGAAACTCAACGAAGCCCGAACCAACCTCACCCGCATACATTCCTCCCGCCAACAACAACTCAACGAAGCCGAGGCCAAACTCAGCCAAATTTACCAATCACGGGCCTCCCAAATCGACGAAGCCAAAGCCAAACTCAACCAATCCCAAACAGCACAACGCGCCCAGATTATAGAAGCTGAAGCTAACCTAGATCGCATCTCCGAAATCCGGCCCACCGACATCCAAACCGCAGAAGCCGAAGTCAGCGCTGCGATCGCCACCGCCAAGCAAGCCCAAGCCAACCTCGATCTCGCCTACATCCGCGCCCCCAAAGACGCGCAAGTGCTCAAAATTTACACCTATCCAGGGGAAAAAGTCGGTAATGATGGCATCGTCCAACTCGGACAAACTCACAATATGTACGCCGTAGCTGAAGTCTACGAAAGCGATATTGAAGGAGTAAAAATTGGGCAAAAAGCCAAAATTACTAGCACTTCTTTAAGCGGCGAATTACAGGGAAACGTAGAACAAATTGGGCTACAAGTTCTCAAACAAAATGTAATTAATGCCGATCCTTCCGCCAACATTGACGGTCGCATTATTGAAGTGAAAATCCGGTTAAATGAAACCTCCAGCCAGAAAGTTGCAGGATTAACAAATTTGCAAGTTAAGGTGGTAATTGAAAAATGA
- a CDS encoding DevA family ABC transporter ATP-binding protein, with the protein MKSIEIDYKTDKSSTVNFPSQPVIDIQHLNHYFGEGQLKKQVLYDINLEINAGEIVIMTGPSGSGKTTLLTLIGGLRSAQIGSIKIIGKELCGASEEKLVQARRKTGYIFQAHNLHRSLTALQNVQMGLELHRKISKAEMRDRAAKMLELVGLEQRINYYPDDLSGGQKQRVAIARALVSQPQIVLADEPTAALDSKSGREVVNLMQKLAKEQSCTILLVTHDNRILDIADRIVDMEDGKLTSEN; encoded by the coding sequence ATGAAATCCATAGAAATAGACTACAAAACAGATAAAAGTTCAACTGTAAACTTTCCATCTCAACCTGTAATTGACATTCAACATCTCAACCACTATTTCGGTGAAGGACAACTAAAAAAGCAAGTATTATATGATATCAACCTCGAAATTAATGCTGGAGAAATTGTCATTATGACAGGGCCATCTGGCTCAGGCAAAACAACCCTCTTAACGTTAATAGGAGGATTGCGATCCGCACAGATAGGAAGCATCAAAATTATTGGTAAAGAACTCTGCGGTGCTAGTGAAGAAAAATTAGTCCAGGCGCGACGCAAAACAGGCTATATTTTCCAAGCACATAATTTGCACCGGAGTTTGACAGCGCTACAAAACGTACAAATGGGATTAGAATTACATCGAAAGATATCTAAAGCAGAAATGCGCGATCGCGCCGCAAAAATGTTAGAGTTAGTAGGATTAGAACAACGCATCAATTATTATCCCGATGACTTATCTGGCGGTCAAAAACAACGGGTAGCGATCGCGCGTGCTCTCGTTAGTCAGCCGCAAATAGTCTTAGCAGATGAACCTACCGCCGCACTAGATAGCAAATCCGGCCGAGAAGTGGTAAATTTAATGCAAAAGCTTGCTAAAGAACAAAGTTGTACGATTCTGTTAGTCACCCACGATAATCGAATTTTAGACATTGCCGATCGCATCGTTGATATGGAAGATGGGAAATTAACGTCAGAGAATTAA